The following proteins are encoded in a genomic region of Arachis stenosperma cultivar V10309 chromosome 4, arast.V10309.gnm1.PFL2, whole genome shotgun sequence:
- the LOC130973579 gene encoding transcription factor GAMYB-like isoform X2 has protein sequence MKKKQMKPINIFYHGSLVHWEKSLAGQRNLQNQKSLLDIFVGTLRAMSTMTNKCDGRKVSKGRRSSSSVEEDSGESNMGGEGHLKKGPWTSAEDAILVDYVKKHREGNWNAVQRHSGLVGKSCRIRWANHLRPDLRKGAFTEEEEERRIIELHAKMGNKWARMAAEVCSS, from the exons atgaagaagaagcagatgAAACCCATTAACATTTTTTATCATGGTTCCTTGGTACACTGG GAAAAAAGTTTGGCAGGACAAAGGAACTTACAAAACCAGAAGAG CTTGTTAGATATTTTTGTAGGTACATTGAGAGCCATGAGTACCATGACGAACAAGTGTGATGGTCGGAAAGTCTCCAAGGGTCGCCGCTCATCCTCATCGGTTGAAGAGGATAGTGGTGAAAGTAACATGGGAGGAGAAGGTCATTTAAAGAAAGGTCCTTGGACCTCAGCAGAGGATGCAATTTTAGTAGATTATGTCAAGAAGCATAGAGAAGGGAATTGGAATGCAGTTCAAAGGCATTCAGGACTTGTCGGAAAAAGTTGTCGTATACGGTGGGCAAATCACTTGAGACCAGATTTAAGAAAGGGCGCATTCaccgaagaagaagaagagcgCCGGATCATTGAGCTTCATGCTAAAATGGGAAACAAATGGGCACGGATGGCTGCAGAGGTTTGTAGT
- the LOC130973579 gene encoding transcription factor GAMYB-like isoform X3 → MKKKQMKPINIFYHGSLEKSLAGQRNLQNQKSLLDIFVGTLRAMSTMTNKCDGRKVSKGRRSSSSVEEDSGESNMGGEGHLKKGPWTSAEDAILVDYVKKHREGNWNAVQRHSGLVGKSCRIRWANHLRPDLRKGAFTEEEEERRIIELHAKMGNKWARMAAEVCSS, encoded by the exons atgaagaagaagcagatgAAACCCATTAACATTTTTTATCATGGTTCCTTG GAAAAAAGTTTGGCAGGACAAAGGAACTTACAAAACCAGAAGAG CTTGTTAGATATTTTTGTAGGTACATTGAGAGCCATGAGTACCATGACGAACAAGTGTGATGGTCGGAAAGTCTCCAAGGGTCGCCGCTCATCCTCATCGGTTGAAGAGGATAGTGGTGAAAGTAACATGGGAGGAGAAGGTCATTTAAAGAAAGGTCCTTGGACCTCAGCAGAGGATGCAATTTTAGTAGATTATGTCAAGAAGCATAGAGAAGGGAATTGGAATGCAGTTCAAAGGCATTCAGGACTTGTCGGAAAAAGTTGTCGTATACGGTGGGCAAATCACTTGAGACCAGATTTAAGAAAGGGCGCATTCaccgaagaagaagaagagcgCCGGATCATTGAGCTTCATGCTAAAATGGGAAACAAATGGGCACGGATGGCTGCAGAGGTTTGTAGT
- the LOC130973579 gene encoding transcription factor GAMYB-like isoform X1, whose protein sequence is MKKKQMKPINIFYHGSLVHWFGRTKELTKPEEVIERQTFQLPDFIAGTRIEKITGTLRAMSTMTNKCDGRKVSKGRRSSSSVEEDSGESNMGGEGHLKKGPWTSAEDAILVDYVKKHREGNWNAVQRHSGLVGKSCRIRWANHLRPDLRKGAFTEEEEERRIIELHAKMGNKWARMAAEVCSS, encoded by the exons atgaagaagaagcagatgAAACCCATTAACATTTTTTATCATGGTTCCTTGGTACACTGG TTTGGCAGGACAAAGGAACTTACAAAACCAGAAGAGGTAATAGAGAGACAAACCTTTCAGCTTCCTGACTTCATTGCTGGCACTAGAATTGAGAAAATCACAG GTACATTGAGAGCCATGAGTACCATGACGAACAAGTGTGATGGTCGGAAAGTCTCCAAGGGTCGCCGCTCATCCTCATCGGTTGAAGAGGATAGTGGTGAAAGTAACATGGGAGGAGAAGGTCATTTAAAGAAAGGTCCTTGGACCTCAGCAGAGGATGCAATTTTAGTAGATTATGTCAAGAAGCATAGAGAAGGGAATTGGAATGCAGTTCAAAGGCATTCAGGACTTGTCGGAAAAAGTTGTCGTATACGGTGGGCAAATCACTTGAGACCAGATTTAAGAAAGGGCGCATTCaccgaagaagaagaagagcgCCGGATCATTGAGCTTCATGCTAAAATGGGAAACAAATGGGCACGGATGGCTGCAGAGGTTTGTAGT
- the LOC130973579 gene encoding transcription factor GAMYB-like isoform X4, which translates to MVPWYTGLAGQRNLQNQKSLLDIFVGTLRAMSTMTNKCDGRKVSKGRRSSSSVEEDSGESNMGGEGHLKKGPWTSAEDAILVDYVKKHREGNWNAVQRHSGLVGKSCRIRWANHLRPDLRKGAFTEEEEERRIIELHAKMGNKWARMAAEVCSS; encoded by the exons ATGGTTCCTTGGTACACTGG TTTGGCAGGACAAAGGAACTTACAAAACCAGAAGAG CTTGTTAGATATTTTTGTAGGTACATTGAGAGCCATGAGTACCATGACGAACAAGTGTGATGGTCGGAAAGTCTCCAAGGGTCGCCGCTCATCCTCATCGGTTGAAGAGGATAGTGGTGAAAGTAACATGGGAGGAGAAGGTCATTTAAAGAAAGGTCCTTGGACCTCAGCAGAGGATGCAATTTTAGTAGATTATGTCAAGAAGCATAGAGAAGGGAATTGGAATGCAGTTCAAAGGCATTCAGGACTTGTCGGAAAAAGTTGTCGTATACGGTGGGCAAATCACTTGAGACCAGATTTAAGAAAGGGCGCATTCaccgaagaagaagaagagcgCCGGATCATTGAGCTTCATGCTAAAATGGGAAACAAATGGGCACGGATGGCTGCAGAGGTTTGTAGT
- the LOC130973579 gene encoding transcription factor GAMYB-like isoform X5, with translation MVPWYTGKKVWQDKGTYKTRRGTLRAMSTMTNKCDGRKVSKGRRSSSSVEEDSGESNMGGEGHLKKGPWTSAEDAILVDYVKKHREGNWNAVQRHSGLVGKSCRIRWANHLRPDLRKGAFTEEEEERRIIELHAKMGNKWARMAAEVCSS, from the exons ATGGTTCCTTGGTACACTGG GAAAAAAGTTTGGCAGGACAAAGGAACTTACAAAACCAGAAGAG GTACATTGAGAGCCATGAGTACCATGACGAACAAGTGTGATGGTCGGAAAGTCTCCAAGGGTCGCCGCTCATCCTCATCGGTTGAAGAGGATAGTGGTGAAAGTAACATGGGAGGAGAAGGTCATTTAAAGAAAGGTCCTTGGACCTCAGCAGAGGATGCAATTTTAGTAGATTATGTCAAGAAGCATAGAGAAGGGAATTGGAATGCAGTTCAAAGGCATTCAGGACTTGTCGGAAAAAGTTGTCGTATACGGTGGGCAAATCACTTGAGACCAGATTTAAGAAAGGGCGCATTCaccgaagaagaagaagagcgCCGGATCATTGAGCTTCATGCTAAAATGGGAAACAAATGGGCACGGATGGCTGCAGAGGTTTGTAGT
- the LOC130973579 gene encoding transcription factor GAMYB-like isoform X6, translated as MVPWKKVWQDKGTYKTRRGTLRAMSTMTNKCDGRKVSKGRRSSSSVEEDSGESNMGGEGHLKKGPWTSAEDAILVDYVKKHREGNWNAVQRHSGLVGKSCRIRWANHLRPDLRKGAFTEEEEERRIIELHAKMGNKWARMAAEVCSS; from the exons ATGGTTCCTTG GAAAAAAGTTTGGCAGGACAAAGGAACTTACAAAACCAGAAGAG GTACATTGAGAGCCATGAGTACCATGACGAACAAGTGTGATGGTCGGAAAGTCTCCAAGGGTCGCCGCTCATCCTCATCGGTTGAAGAGGATAGTGGTGAAAGTAACATGGGAGGAGAAGGTCATTTAAAGAAAGGTCCTTGGACCTCAGCAGAGGATGCAATTTTAGTAGATTATGTCAAGAAGCATAGAGAAGGGAATTGGAATGCAGTTCAAAGGCATTCAGGACTTGTCGGAAAAAGTTGTCGTATACGGTGGGCAAATCACTTGAGACCAGATTTAAGAAAGGGCGCATTCaccgaagaagaagaagagcgCCGGATCATTGAGCTTCATGCTAAAATGGGAAACAAATGGGCACGGATGGCTGCAGAGGTTTGTAGT